The Candidatus Hydrogenedentota bacterium genome has a segment encoding these proteins:
- a CDS encoding ankyrin repeat domain-containing protein, with amino-acid sequence MMSTVYWRCLEKEFTRVTIFSTFLYGNAGGFFRWFWTETGINLGVWALLSVAIRMWSRLEEVSYRPTSLRALFASIIVAFVLTGIPTLYFSKYKTLEDAVWHGDIALAEKRLEFNLLGVDANTGYITSVSGYDTITTDPLLPVAVRQGDLAMAKLLIAHGADLNRGGLLVYGPLTEAVFKRSFDMVTFLLEQGADPSSGVGAAASLNTSEFLELFLARGGRPSCGLSWAIYDNRAENLQLLLDHGATPLGVDSAGRTLLDVAGTKDTDDCFRILSQYTRDIRHPNEFIEHGKMGVLELAFGLGLDVNAEYPGQNGKLETMLACATRLGKQEFIDMLVKAGAKSDTGEASTRGDASEGTLR; translated from the coding sequence ATGATGTCGACAGTCTACTGGCGTTGTTTAGAAAAGGAATTCACGAGAGTCACGATCTTCAGTACGTTCCTCTACGGTAATGCTGGGGGATTTTTCCGCTGGTTCTGGACAGAGACAGGAATCAATCTCGGTGTTTGGGCTCTGCTCTCTGTGGCGATTCGGATGTGGAGTCGCTTAGAGGAAGTATCGTATAGGCCCACGTCGCTGCGTGCACTTTTTGCCAGCATTATTGTCGCCTTTGTCCTCACCGGCATCCCGACGCTCTATTTCAGCAAGTACAAGACGCTTGAGGACGCCGTGTGGCACGGGGACATTGCCCTCGCTGAAAAACGTCTTGAGTTCAATCTTCTGGGGGTTGATGCAAATACCGGTTATATCACGAGCGTTTCTGGCTACGATACGATCACTACCGATCCCTTGCTTCCGGTTGCCGTGAGGCAAGGAGATTTGGCCATGGCAAAGTTGCTCATTGCGCATGGAGCCGACTTAAACAGAGGCGGTCTTCTTGTCTACGGTCCTCTCACGGAGGCAGTCTTTAAGAGAAGCTTCGACATGGTGACCTTTCTCTTGGAGCAAGGAGCTGACCCAAGTTCGGGCGTTGGAGCAGCCGCGAGTCTGAACACATCCGAATTCCTGGAACTCTTCCTCGCGCGTGGAGGCCGCCCGTCTTGTGGGCTGAGCTGGGCCATTTACGACAATAGAGCCGAGAATCTTCAACTTCTACTCGATCATGGAGCGACTCCCCTGGGTGTTGACTCGGCTGGCAGGACTCTACTAGATGTAGCCGGGACAAAGGACACTGACGACTGCTTTCGCATCTTGTCTCAGTACACGCGGGACATTCGGCATCCGAATGAATTCATTGAGCATGGCAAGATGGGGGTGTTGGAGTTGGCTTTTGGGCTCGGTCTTGATGTCAATGCGGAGTATCCCGGTCAAAACGGCAAACTAGAGACTATGTTGGCGTGTGCAACGCGACTTGGGAAGCAAGAGTTCATTGATATGCTTGTGAAGGCGGGGGCCAAGTCCGATACGGGTGAGGCGAGTACACGCGGAGATGCAAGCGAGGGCACTCTGCGGTAA
- a CDS encoding alpha/beta hydrolase produces the protein MPSLKSRLFVLALKYRHLMRFQWKRRSFVTYDTSVPDLRKEIERGASFFGKLPKGMNIESVTIDAMHAEWVRPADASKDTAILYVHGGGYATGSCAAHRAIVSKFANGANTQALCFDYRLAPEHPFPAALDDAVSAYRWLLSEGYAPAKIAFIGDSAGGGLALATLIAARDQGLPMPACAIAMSPWTDLTNSGDSWETNAQVDTLCWKEAQIVFADYYARDNDRTNPWISPLFGDLHGLPPIRIYVGGNELLLSDSTRFATKAADAGVDVKLEVGEGLFHCYPACAPLFPEATKALHEICTFVKDRLPSTRV, from the coding sequence ATGCCAAGCCTGAAGTCTAGGCTGTTCGTACTAGCCCTGAAATACCGCCATCTCATGCGATTCCAATGGAAACGCCGCAGTTTCGTCACTTACGACACCTCGGTCCCCGATCTCCGCAAGGAGATCGAGCGCGGCGCATCCTTCTTCGGAAAGTTGCCGAAGGGCATGAACATCGAGTCCGTGACGATCGACGCTATGCACGCCGAATGGGTCCGTCCCGCAGACGCCTCAAAAGACACCGCCATCCTCTACGTCCACGGCGGCGGCTACGCCACCGGTTCCTGCGCCGCACACCGCGCCATCGTCTCCAAATTCGCCAACGGCGCCAACACGCAAGCCCTCTGCTTCGACTACCGCCTCGCACCCGAGCACCCGTTTCCCGCCGCGCTTGACGACGCCGTCTCCGCCTACCGCTGGCTCCTCTCCGAAGGGTATGCTCCCGCCAAGATCGCCTTCATCGGCGATTCCGCCGGCGGCGGACTCGCCCTTGCCACGCTCATTGCCGCGCGCGACCAAGGTCTCCCCATGCCTGCGTGCGCGATCGCGATGTCCCCCTGGACCGACCTTACCAACTCCGGCGACTCCTGGGAAACCAACGCTCAGGTCGATACGCTATGTTGGAAAGAAGCCCAGATCGTTTTTGCGGACTACTACGCCCGCGACAACGACCGCACCAACCCCTGGATTTCGCCGCTCTTCGGCGACCTGCACGGCCTACCACCCATCCGCATCTACGTCGGCGGCAACGAACTGCTTCTCAGCGATTCCACCCGTTTCGCCACGAAAGCCGCCGACGCCGGTGTCGATGTAAAACTCGAAGTGGGGGAGGGACTATTCCACTGCTACCCCGCCTGCGCCCCACTCTTTCCCGAAGCCACCAAAGCCCTGCACGAGATCTGCACCTTTGTAAAAGATCGGCTCCCAAGCACACGCGTCTGA